The following proteins come from a genomic window of Natrinema saccharevitans:
- a CDS encoding DUF7331 family protein, translating to MIDVSTYLNDDATDRREPSSQPAGTATIESYETEDGVVFYDAENPLAWVETSRTLTLEELA from the coding sequence GTGATCGATGTGTCCACCTACCTAAACGACGACGCGACGGACCGGCGCGAACCGAGTAGCCAGCCGGCGGGGACCGCGACCATCGAGTCCTACGAGACCGAGGACGGCGTCGTCTTCTATGACGCCGAGAACCCGCTCGCCTGGGTGGAAACCTCCCGGACGCTCACCCTCGAGGAACTGGCCTGA
- a CDS encoding DUF7322 domain-containing protein, whose translation MVFDRTENEPDEWDPEEEYYDPDSDGLTIPQVSGDDGPGDLDDLSSAIESPEVEVNDADVPADLLQTFWALVLVLNAAVLAVSLGLLILLFEGYSTRVPALVVAGVVLFGFAVRRYRRFQADDPDAEPRPESDDGAETTSGSVAQEQSPNRDEPS comes from the coding sequence GTGGTCTTTGACCGGACCGAGAACGAGCCCGACGAGTGGGACCCCGAAGAGGAGTACTACGACCCCGACAGCGACGGGTTGACCATCCCACAGGTGTCGGGAGACGACGGTCCGGGCGATCTCGACGACCTCTCGAGCGCGATCGAATCGCCGGAAGTCGAGGTGAACGACGCGGACGTGCCGGCCGACCTCCTCCAGACCTTCTGGGCACTCGTATTGGTTCTCAACGCCGCCGTCTTGGCCGTCTCACTGGGTCTGTTGATTCTCCTGTTCGAAGGGTACTCGACCCGCGTGCCCGCGCTGGTAGTCGCCGGCGTCGTGTTGTTCGGGTTCGCCGTGCGACGGTACAGACGGTTCCAAGCGGACGATCCCGACGCCGAACCGCGACCGGAATCCGACGACGGGGCCGAAACTACTTCAGGATCGGTGGCCCAAGAGCAGTCACCGAACCGAGACGAGCCTTCATGA
- a CDS encoding DUF7346 family protein, protein MNTVEDDTGKRYLLRKRSEDASLVRDPETGNECYIRNDRLEAVDQTALETAARSVPDPVLTLLTSVHDAETLGLLVELAERGPLGVRTLLDAYDFCESDLHGRLTVLSAAGLLEEAEIAGERGYRVTEDCETALEAIRPTVDSTTDAD, encoded by the coding sequence ATGAACACAGTCGAGGACGACACCGGAAAGCGGTACCTGCTTCGCAAACGCTCCGAGGACGCGAGTCTGGTCCGCGATCCAGAAACCGGCAACGAGTGTTACATCCGAAACGACCGCCTCGAGGCCGTCGACCAAACGGCCCTCGAGACGGCGGCTCGGAGCGTCCCGGACCCCGTTCTGACCCTCCTGACGAGCGTTCACGACGCGGAGACGCTCGGCCTCCTCGTCGAACTCGCCGAGCGGGGGCCGCTCGGGGTCCGGACCCTGCTCGACGCCTACGACTTCTGTGAGAGCGATCTGCACGGCCGCCTGACGGTCCTCTCGGCTGCCGGCCTGCTCGAGGAGGCCGAGATCGCAGGAGAGCGCGGGTATCGAGTGACCGAAGACTGCGAGACGGCACTCGAGGCGATCAGACCGACCGTCGACTCGACGACCGACGCGGACTGA
- the rad50 gene encoding DNA double-strand break repair ATPase Rad50: MKADRVRLLNFKCYGDADLTLERGVTVVHGVNGSGKSTLLEAVFFALYGSKALDDRTLDDVITTGEEEAEVELWFTHDGREYRVERRLKLRGDRATTTKCVLETPTETIEGARDVRREVTELLRMDAEAFVNCAYVRQGEVNKLIHASPSDRQDMIDDLLQLGALEDYRERASEARLGVKTVLDGQREVLEDLETQVAEKESRDLHDRLNDLESRRAELTEEIDNYETQREQAAETLETAREVLERHEETREEIAALESELEELRAKIEETERDREDASDEIGERRERRDALADERAALLADVDLEAADPDEADVRDRIADLEARDEVLGDELQEVTVAIETGTEEVERLREAADDLEAEAESARDEAAELAERIEADEEAIADREAKLDALADDLEAARDRFDDAPIAFGEAEAHLADLEADREELTAAINDVTADIRAAENAIEESERLLEEGKCPECGQPVEDSPHVDVLEDKRTELADLEDRREELTAERDALDERLERAETLCEAEREVERLEDNRENVSQLLAEKREALADRRDQRDALCEEADDLAAEAEEKRAAAEEREAEVADARSALGELNAERGEITAEIETLERAAEIADERAALADEIERLRERRQDWAEMNEERRETLSEKRERKRELESEFDEDRVETAREDEENAAAYIERVDEKLTDLEADRDAVQGQIGGVEEKLEELDRLRGRLETVEERCEHLESLYDEAETLQTTYGELRAELRQRNVETLERLLNETFELVYQNDSYAAIDLDGDYRLTVYQKDGEALEPEQLSGGERALFNLSLRCAIYRLLAEGVEGAAPMPPLILDEPTVFLDSGHVTQLVSLIESMRNDFGVEQIVVVSHDEELVGAADSLVRVEKDATSNRSRLQRGEPPESELLASD; the protein is encoded by the coding sequence GTGAAGGCCGATCGCGTCCGCCTGCTGAACTTCAAGTGCTACGGCGACGCCGACCTGACACTCGAGCGCGGCGTCACCGTCGTCCACGGCGTCAACGGCAGCGGGAAATCGACGTTGCTCGAGGCCGTCTTCTTCGCGCTCTACGGCTCGAAGGCCCTGGACGATCGCACCTTAGACGACGTGATCACGACCGGCGAGGAGGAGGCCGAAGTCGAACTCTGGTTCACCCACGACGGTCGCGAATACCGCGTCGAACGCCGACTCAAACTGCGCGGCGACCGCGCGACCACGACGAAGTGCGTCCTCGAGACGCCGACGGAGACGATCGAGGGGGCCCGCGACGTGCGCCGCGAGGTCACGGAACTCCTGCGGATGGACGCCGAGGCGTTCGTCAACTGCGCGTACGTCCGCCAGGGCGAGGTCAACAAGCTCATCCACGCCTCGCCGAGCGATCGCCAGGACATGATCGACGACCTCCTCCAACTGGGCGCGCTCGAGGACTACCGCGAACGGGCCAGCGAGGCCCGACTCGGCGTCAAGACGGTGCTTGACGGTCAGCGGGAGGTCCTCGAGGACCTCGAAACGCAGGTCGCGGAGAAGGAATCACGGGACCTCCACGACCGGTTGAACGACCTCGAATCGCGCCGGGCCGAACTCACCGAGGAGATCGACAACTACGAGACCCAGCGCGAGCAGGCCGCGGAAACCCTAGAGACCGCCAGGGAGGTCCTCGAGCGCCACGAGGAGACCCGCGAGGAGATCGCGGCCCTCGAGAGCGAACTCGAGGAGCTACGGGCGAAGATCGAAGAGACCGAGCGCGACCGCGAGGACGCCAGCGACGAGATCGGCGAGCGTCGGGAGCGCCGCGATGCGCTGGCCGACGAGCGCGCGGCCCTGCTCGCGGACGTCGACCTCGAGGCGGCCGACCCGGACGAGGCCGATGTCCGGGACCGCATCGCGGACCTCGAGGCACGAGACGAGGTCCTCGGGGACGAACTGCAGGAGGTGACGGTGGCGATCGAGACCGGGACCGAAGAAGTCGAACGCCTCCGCGAGGCGGCCGACGACCTCGAGGCCGAGGCCGAGTCGGCCCGGGATGAGGCGGCCGAACTCGCCGAGCGGATCGAGGCCGACGAGGAGGCGATCGCGGACCGCGAGGCGAAACTCGACGCTCTCGCCGACGATCTAGAGGCCGCCCGCGACCGGTTCGACGACGCCCCGATCGCGTTCGGCGAGGCCGAGGCCCACCTCGCCGACCTCGAGGCCGACCGCGAGGAACTGACCGCGGCAATCAACGACGTCACCGCCGATATCCGGGCCGCGGAAAACGCAATCGAGGAGAGCGAACGGCTGCTCGAAGAGGGCAAGTGCCCCGAGTGCGGCCAGCCCGTCGAGGACTCGCCCCACGTCGACGTCCTCGAGGACAAACGGACGGAACTCGCCGACCTCGAGGACAGGCGCGAGGAACTCACGGCCGAACGCGACGCCCTCGACGAGCGACTCGAGCGCGCGGAAACGCTGTGCGAGGCCGAACGGGAGGTCGAGCGACTCGAGGACAACCGCGAGAACGTCTCGCAGTTGCTCGCGGAGAAACGCGAGGCGCTTGCGGACCGACGCGACCAGCGCGACGCGCTGTGTGAGGAGGCCGACGACCTCGCGGCCGAGGCCGAGGAAAAGCGGGCCGCCGCCGAGGAGCGCGAGGCCGAGGTCGCCGACGCGCGGAGCGCACTCGGCGAGCTAAACGCCGAACGCGGCGAGATCACGGCGGAGATCGAGACGCTCGAGCGCGCCGCCGAAATCGCGGACGAGCGGGCCGCCCTCGCCGACGAGATCGAACGGCTGCGCGAGCGTCGGCAGGACTGGGCCGAGATGAACGAGGAGCGCCGTGAGACCCTCTCGGAAAAGCGCGAGCGAAAGCGCGAACTGGAGTCCGAGTTCGACGAGGACCGCGTCGAAACGGCCCGGGAAGACGAGGAGAATGCCGCGGCCTACATCGAACGGGTCGACGAGAAACTCACGGACCTCGAGGCCGACCGCGACGCGGTTCAGGGACAGATCGGCGGCGTCGAAGAAAAACTCGAGGAACTCGACCGGCTGCGCGGGCGCCTCGAGACCGTCGAGGAACGGTGCGAGCACCTCGAATCGCTGTACGACGAGGCCGAGACGCTCCAGACCACCTACGGCGAGTTACGCGCGGAGTTGCGCCAGCGCAACGTCGAGACCTTAGAGCGGTTGCTCAACGAGACCTTCGAGCTGGTCTACCAGAACGACTCCTACGCCGCGATCGATCTGGACGGCGACTACCGACTGACCGTCTATCAGAAGGACGGCGAGGCCTTAGAGCCCGAACAGCTCTCGGGCGGCGAACGGGCGCTGTTCAACCTCAGCCTGCGGTGTGCGATCTACCGGCTACTCGCTGAGGGCGTCGAGGGGGCGGCACCGATGCCGCCACTGATCCTCGACGAGCCGACGGTCTTTCTCGACTCGGGCCACGTGACGCAACTGGTCTCGCTGATCGAGTCGATGCGCAACGACTTCGGCGTCGAACAGATCGTCGTCGTCAGCCACGACGAGGAACTGGTCGGCGCGGCCGACTCGCTGGTCCGCGTCGAGAAAGACGCCACGTCGAACCGCTCGCGACTCCAGCGCGGCGAGCCGCCCGAGTCGGAACTGCTCGCATCGGACTGA
- the mre11 gene encoding DNA double-strand break repair protein Mre11 encodes MTRVIHTGDTHIGYQQYNSPERRRDFLEAFRSVVEDAVADDVDAVIHAGDLFHDRRPSLVDLQGTVDILRTLSDAGIPFLAVVGNHESKRDAQWLDLFADLGLATRLGAEPVVVDDVAVYGLDFVPRSRREDLEYQFDPVPAGADHAALVSHGLFEPFAHADWDTETVLDESTVDFDAVLLGDNHTPDTAEVRDTWVTYCGSTERASASERADRGYNLVDFDDAVAISRRGLPDTREFVFVDVDLAEGEGVDRVQERVRQHDLADAVVIVTVEGEGRPITPAAIEELAIDRGALVARVNDRRELPDEDEDVSVSFADPDAAVRERVRELGLSDAAREIDETVRTDDLADANVRERVERRVRDLLEEDASALEPAPDREPADDDVTTVADELGAEGGDSSEAEPDGDGGTTTDESEGDAEDAVDADADAASLGDFA; translated from the coding sequence ATGACGCGGGTTATCCATACGGGCGATACCCACATCGGGTACCAGCAGTACAACTCGCCCGAGCGACGACGGGACTTCCTCGAGGCCTTCCGCTCGGTCGTCGAGGACGCCGTCGCCGACGACGTCGACGCGGTGATCCACGCCGGCGACCTCTTTCACGACCGCCGGCCGAGCCTCGTCGATCTGCAGGGCACCGTCGATATCCTCCGGACGCTCTCGGACGCCGGGATTCCCTTTCTGGCCGTCGTCGGCAACCACGAGTCGAAACGCGACGCCCAGTGGCTCGATCTCTTCGCCGACCTCGGCCTCGCGACGCGGCTCGGTGCCGAGCCGGTCGTCGTCGACGACGTCGCCGTCTACGGGCTGGACTTCGTCCCCCGGTCCCGGCGCGAGGACCTCGAGTACCAGTTCGACCCCGTCCCCGCGGGGGCCGACCACGCCGCCCTCGTGAGCCACGGCCTCTTCGAACCCTTCGCGCACGCGGACTGGGACACCGAGACCGTCCTCGACGAGTCGACGGTCGACTTCGACGCCGTCCTGCTGGGTGACAACCACACGCCCGACACCGCCGAGGTCCGTGACACCTGGGTCACCTACTGCGGGTCGACCGAGCGGGCGAGCGCCAGCGAGCGCGCGGACCGGGGCTACAACCTCGTGGACTTCGACGACGCGGTCGCGATCAGCCGCCGCGGCCTGCCCGACACCCGCGAGTTCGTCTTCGTCGACGTAGACCTCGCCGAGGGCGAGGGCGTCGACCGCGTCCAGGAGCGGGTCCGTCAGCACGATCTCGCGGACGCGGTCGTCATCGTTACCGTCGAGGGCGAGGGCCGGCCGATCACGCCCGCCGCGATCGAGGAGCTCGCGATCGACCGCGGGGCCCTGGTCGCCCGGGTCAACGACCGCCGGGAACTACCCGACGAGGACGAGGACGTTTCGGTGAGTTTCGCCGACCCCGACGCCGCCGTCCGCGAACGGGTGCGCGAACTGGGGCTGAGCGACGCCGCCCGCGAGATCGACGAGACCGTTCGGACCGACGACCTCGCCGACGCGAACGTCCGCGAGCGCGTCGAACGCCGGGTCCGGGACCTGCTCGAGGAGGATGCGTCGGCGCTCGAGCCCGCGCCCGACCGGGAACCCGCGGACGACGACGTGACGACGGTCGCCGACGAACTCGGGGCCGAGGGGGGCGACTCGAGCGAGGCCGAACCGGACGGTGACGGCGGGACGACCACCGACGAATCCGAGGGCGACGCCGAGGACGCAGTCGACGCTGACGCCGACGCCGCCTCGCTGGGTGATTTCGCGTGA
- a CDS encoding MarR family transcriptional regulator yields MSASEPLRQETSERGTWDDVRDLPPSAKLVAKVLEYNDTMTQQQLADETLLPSRTVRYALNRLDEANVIDSRFSFSDARKRLYSLDIQS; encoded by the coding sequence ATGAGTGCTTCAGAGCCGCTTCGACAGGAGACCAGCGAGCGCGGAACGTGGGACGACGTCCGGGATCTGCCCCCGAGCGCGAAACTCGTCGCGAAGGTCCTCGAGTACAACGACACGATGACCCAGCAACAGCTCGCCGACGAGACGCTGTTGCCCTCGCGGACGGTTCGGTACGCCCTGAACCGGCTCGACGAGGCGAACGTCATCGACTCGCGATTCTCGTTTTCCGACGCTCGCAAGCGCCTGTACAGCCTCGACATTCAGTCGTAA
- the pan1 gene encoding proteasome-activating nucleotidase Pan1: MSDTVDDVDLPYDEDEASQQEKIQALEERLEILETQNEEMRDKLLDANAENNKYQQKLERLTHENKKLKQSPLFVATVQEVTDEGVIIKQHGNNQEALTEVTDEMRDDLEPDARVAVNNSLSIVKPLSNETDVRARVMEVTESPEVSYEDIGGLEEQMQEVRETVEMPLEKPEMFDDVGIDPPSGVLLYGPPGTGKTMLAKAVANQTDATFIKMAGSELVHKFIGEGAKLVRDLFDVAREHEPAVIFIDEIDAIAAKRTESKTSGDAEVQRTMMQLLSEMDGFEERGEIRIIAATNRFDMLDRAILRPGRFDRLIEVPKPNTEGREIIFEIHTRGMNVSDDVEFAELAADAEDASGADIKAVCTEAGMFAIRDDRTEIRMEDFRNAWEKVQAESDETEDVSKTFA; this comes from the coding sequence ATGAGCGACACCGTGGACGACGTCGACCTCCCATACGACGAGGACGAGGCGTCCCAACAGGAGAAAATCCAGGCGCTCGAGGAACGGCTGGAGATCCTCGAGACACAAAACGAGGAGATGCGGGACAAGCTCCTCGATGCCAACGCCGAGAACAACAAGTACCAGCAGAAACTCGAGCGGCTCACACACGAGAACAAGAAGCTCAAGCAGTCCCCGCTGTTCGTCGCTACCGTCCAGGAAGTCACGGACGAGGGCGTCATCATCAAACAGCACGGGAACAACCAGGAGGCCCTGACCGAGGTCACCGACGAGATGCGCGACGACCTCGAACCCGACGCCCGGGTCGCGGTCAACAACTCGCTGTCTATCGTCAAGCCGCTCTCGAACGAGACCGACGTCCGCGCCCGCGTGATGGAAGTCACCGAGAGCCCGGAGGTCAGCTACGAGGACATCGGCGGCCTCGAGGAGCAGATGCAGGAGGTCCGGGAGACCGTCGAGATGCCCCTCGAGAAGCCCGAGATGTTCGACGACGTGGGCATCGACCCACCCAGCGGCGTTCTCCTCTACGGGCCGCCGGGAACGGGCAAGACGATGCTCGCGAAGGCCGTCGCCAACCAGACCGACGCCACCTTCATCAAGATGGCCGGCTCGGAGCTGGTCCACAAGTTCATCGGCGAAGGCGCGAAGCTGGTCCGTGATCTCTTCGACGTCGCCCGCGAACACGAGCCCGCAGTTATCTTCATCGACGAGATCGACGCCATCGCCGCCAAGCGAACGGAGTCGAAGACCTCCGGCGACGCCGAGGTCCAGCGGACGATGATGCAACTACTCTCGGAGATGGACGGCTTCGAGGAGCGGGGCGAGATCCGGATCATCGCCGCGACCAACCGCTTCGACATGCTCGACCGCGCCATCCTCCGGCCCGGCCGGTTCGACCGCCTGATCGAGGTCCCGAAACCGAACACCGAGGGCCGCGAGATCATCTTCGAGATCCACACCCGCGGGATGAACGTCTCCGACGACGTCGAGTTCGCCGAGCTAGCGGCCGACGCCGAGGACGCCTCCGGTGCCGACATCAAGGCCGTCTGTACCGAGGCCGGCATGTTCGCCATCCGCGACGATCGCACCGAGATCCGGATGGAGGACTTCCGCAACGCCTGGGAGAAGGTGCAAGCCGAGTCCGACGAGACCGAAGACGTCTCGAAGACCTTCGCCTGA
- a CDS encoding polyprenyl synthetase family protein, with product MRETLADWRPAIDEAIAELVPREIDADHLESYFGPPTYEYDPEGIQRALSTPLWDLLDRGGKRWRAVLFLVFMEGFGEDPAEYLPYACIPEILHNGTIIVDDVEDGATIRRGEPALHRVYGRDIALNAGNAMYFLPLKIITNDPADLPADRQLAAYEMLMEELNRTHLGQGMDICWHNEREVRIGTEEYLEMCACKTGCLGRIVARLAAILADQPPEVEAAIARYAELTAVAFQIGDDILDVEHSLGRAGDFGKEFGNDIREGKKTLMVIHAIEASDPERADRLQAILAADDSTDDDVSEALEILADAGSIEYARERALDLAAQARAEIDGLGFDDETARKLEEFTEFVIERDE from the coding sequence ATGCGGGAAACGCTTGCCGACTGGCGACCGGCGATCGACGAGGCCATCGCCGAGTTGGTCCCACGGGAGATCGACGCCGACCACCTCGAATCGTACTTCGGACCGCCGACCTACGAGTACGATCCCGAGGGTATCCAGCGAGCGCTCTCGACGCCGCTGTGGGACCTGCTCGACCGCGGCGGCAAACGCTGGCGGGCGGTCCTCTTTCTCGTCTTCATGGAGGGGTTCGGTGAGGATCCCGCCGAGTATCTTCCCTACGCCTGTATTCCGGAGATCCTGCACAACGGGACGATCATCGTCGACGACGTCGAGGACGGGGCGACGATCCGCCGGGGGGAGCCGGCGCTCCACCGCGTCTACGGCCGCGACATCGCGCTCAACGCCGGCAACGCGATGTACTTCCTGCCGCTGAAGATCATCACGAACGACCCGGCCGATCTCCCCGCGGACCGGCAACTTGCCGCCTACGAGATGCTCATGGAAGAACTCAACCGCACGCATCTCGGGCAGGGCATGGACATCTGCTGGCACAACGAGCGCGAGGTCCGGATCGGCACCGAGGAGTACCTCGAGATGTGCGCGTGCAAAACCGGCTGTCTCGGGCGGATCGTCGCGCGACTGGCCGCGATCCTCGCCGACCAGCCCCCCGAGGTCGAGGCGGCGATCGCGCGGTACGCGGAACTGACCGCGGTCGCCTTCCAGATCGGCGACGACATCTTGGACGTCGAACACTCGCTGGGCCGGGCCGGCGACTTCGGCAAGGAGTTCGGCAACGACATCCGCGAGGGCAAGAAGACGCTCATGGTCATTCACGCGATCGAAGCGAGCGACCCCGAGCGCGCCGACCGACTGCAGGCGATCCTCGCGGCCGACGACAGCACCGACGACGACGTCAGTGAAGCCCTCGAGATCCTCGCCGACGCCGGCAGCATCGAGTACGCCCGCGAGCGCGCCCTCGATCTGGCGGCTCAGGCCCGCGCCGAGATCGACGGTCTCGGCTTCGACGACGAGACGGCCCGAAAGCTCGAGGAGTTCACCGAGTTCGTCATCGAACGCGACGAGTAG